From the genome of Brevundimonas sp. NIBR11:
TCCTCGGTCTTCACCAGGGCCTCGGCGGCCTTCTTCTTGGCGGCGCCGACGGCGTTGTGACGGTCGTGCTTAGCGGTGTGGGTGTAGGCGGCCTTGATGTCGTCGCCGACCAGGTTCTGGATCGCGGTGACGACGTCGGAGTGGTCTTCGGCCTGGAAGTCGAAGGGCTCCTTGGCGGCGTGCTCGGCCAGTTCGATGATCGCCTCGATCACCGGCTGCATGCCGCGCTGGGCGAACATCAGGGCGTCCAGGAAGGTCTCTTCCGACAGTTCCTTGGCTTCCGATTCCACCATCATCAGGGCGTCGGCGGTGCCGGCGACGACCAGGTCCAGCTGCGAATCCGGCAGTTGGTCGATGGTCGGATTCAGGACCAGCTCACCGTCGATGTAGCCGACGCGGGCGGCCGCGATCGGCCCCATGAAGGGCACGCCGGAGATGGTCAGGGCGGCCGAGGTGGCGACCATGGCCAGGACGTCCGGATCGTTTTCCAGATCGTGCTGCAGGACGGTGACGACGACCTGGGTCTCGTTCTTGAAGCCCTTGACGAACAGCGGGCGGATCGGACGGTCGATCAGACGCGAGACCAGGGTCTCCTTCTCGGTCGGACGGCCTTCACGCTTGAAGTAGCCGCCCGGAATCTTGCCGGCGGCGAAGGTCTTTTCCTGGTAGTTGACGGTCAGCGGGAAGAAATCCAGGCCCGGCTTGGGCGCGCGGCCGTAGACGACGGTGGCCAGAACCACGGTCTCGCCATAGGTGGCCAGGACGGCGCCGTCGGCCTGGCGGGCGATGCGGCCCGTCTCCAGGGTCAGCGGGCGGCCGGCCCAGTCGATCGTCTTGCGTTTGATATCGAACATGTTTCGTCTTTCGTATCCCGGGCGGCGTATTCCGGCCGGGGTCCCATCAGTGGGTGCGGATGCGTCGGGCGTTCAGTCCTTCGATCCATGGACCGGCCGCCCCATGGCGAACGATCCGGAGTGCTGAGGACCGCTATCGAGCCCTCGCGTATGCGCCATCTTCATTCCGGCGGCGCGCCGGTCTTCTTTTTTGCTGGCCTCCCCGGGCGCTTGACCGGGATCCACTCAAGCGGGAAGGCCAGTAGGTACGGAAAGAGGCGCGGACATGGCCCGCGCCTCGAAACCGTCGGTTGGGATGCGCTTAGCGGCGCAGGCCCAGCTTGGTGATCAGGGCGGTGTAACGCTCCTTATCGACCTTGTTCAGGTGATCCAGAAGGCGACGACGCTGAGAGACCATCTTGAGCAGGCCGCGGCGCGAGTGGTTGTCCTTCTTGTGCGTCTTGAAGTGCTCGGTGAGGTTGGCGATGCGTTCCGACAGGATCGCGACCTGGACCTCGGCCGAACCGGTGTCGCCGGCGGACCGGGCGTTCTCGGTGATGACTTCGTTCTTGCGTTCAGCAGTGATCGACATCGGGTGTTCTCCTCATTGGAGGTTAAATACGCGGTCGGGTTCTAGCCGGCCGGCCCGCAACTGACCGAGAGCGACGAGGGTCCGTCCCTGGAAGGCGGAAACGGTGCGGGAGCCGTCGCGAAGACGGCCCTTCAGCGTCTCGACCTGTCGGGGGAGCAGAACGATCG
Proteins encoded in this window:
- the rpsO gene encoding 30S ribosomal protein S15, with protein sequence MSITAERKNEVITENARSAGDTGSAEVQVAILSERIANLTEHFKTHKKDNHSRRGLLKMVSQRRRLLDHLNKVDKERYTALITKLGLRR